The Jiangella alba genome includes the window CGGCCAGCAGGCCGGGCAGCCGGCGGCCGGGCGCGGGGCTGGTGCCGAGCCGCAGCGAGCTGGCGCCGGCGAGCTCGGCGGCCAGTCGCCGGGTGCGCTCGGCCGCGGCGAGCACGGCCCGTGCCTCGGGCAGCAGGCGGTCGCCCTCGGCGGTCAGCCGGACCCGCCGGGTGGTCCGCTCGAACAGCACGACGCCGAGCTCTCGCTCCAGGCGGCGCAGCTGCTGGCTGACGGCGGGCTGGCCGACGTGCAGGGCCTCGGCGGCGCGCGCGAACCCGCCTTCGTCGGCGATGGCGACGAAGTACGCGAGCTGCCGCAGCTCCACGGGCCTCCCCAGATTCATCACGGTCAGTGATCACTCTAGGTGCCCTCTCGGCCTGGTGCGGGCGGCCGGGCTCGGGTGGAATCGTGACCATGAACACGACACCGCAGGCGGCGGTCGCCGATCTGGCCCGCCGCATCGACGGGCCCGTGCTGCTGCCGGGCCAGGACGGGTACGACGACGAGCGGTCCGGCTTCAACCTCACCGTCGACCATCGTCCCGACGTGGTGGTGGGTGCGACGTCGGCGGACGACATCGCCGTGGCGGTGCGCTTCGCCGCCGAACGCGGCCTTCCGGTCGTCGCGCAGGCGACCGGTCACGGCGCCGGCGTCCCGCTCGACGGCGGGCTGCTGATCTCCACCCGGCGGCTGGACGGCGTGCACGTGGACTCGGACGCGCGGGTGGCACGGATCGAGGCCGGCGTGCGGTGGCACCAGGTCATCGAGCCGGCGGCGGCGGCCGGGCTGGCGCCGTTGAACGGGTCGTCGCCGCTGGTCGGCGCCGTCTCCTACACGCTCGGCGGCGGACTGCCGGTGCTCGGCCGGACGTTCGGCTGGGCCGCGGACCGGGTCCGCCGGCTGGAGATGGTCACCGCGGACGGCACGCTGGTCGCCGTCGGTCCCGAGGAGAACGCCGATCTGTTCTGGGCGTTGCGCGGCGGCAAGGGCGGCTTCGGCATCGTGACGGCGCTGGAGGCCGAGCTGGTCGCGGTGCCTGAGCTGTACGGCGGCGCGCTGGTCTTCGCCGCCGACCAGGCCGGCGACGTGGTGCACGCGTGGCGCGACTGGGTGTCGCGGCTGCCGGACGAGTTCAACTCGTCGGTCGGGCTGGTGCGGCTGCCCGACCTGCCC containing:
- a CDS encoding FAD-binding oxidoreductase, translating into MNTTPQAAVADLARRIDGPVLLPGQDGYDDERSGFNLTVDHRPDVVVGATSADDIAVAVRFAAERGLPVVAQATGHGAGVPLDGGLLISTRRLDGVHVDSDARVARIEAGVRWHQVIEPAAAAGLAPLNGSSPLVGAVSYTLGGGLPVLGRTFGWAADRVRRLEMVTADGTLVAVGPEENADLFWALRGGKGGFGIVTALEAELVAVPELYGGALVFAADQAGDVVHAWRDWVSRLPDEFNSSVGLVRLPDLPGVPEPLRGRLTVHVRVAYAGPADAGEDLVRPLRDAGPRILDTVAPLPLAGIAAVYNDPTEPLGYDERSLMLASFDAAAADVLLAAAGPDASADDLIMVDVRRLGGALARPPRHPRALDHDDAAFSVAAVGLGPGAGDAVLAALAPWGTGLRFLNFTGGPAAAGLAPEAFRAPALDRLAAIKRDRDPGGVFPAPHLAGR